In one Anaerolineae bacterium genomic region, the following are encoded:
- a CDS encoding site-specific integrase: protein MYVLLHRACKLGVMWGWLMENPCDRVIRPRRTPARRELWTHEQLRAFLEGIHDHWLYPLFVLAVTTGARLGELLALQWDDVDMNAGTVTIRRSLHRIAGEWVESDPKTRAGVRTIALPQEALHALRKQKRIQAQLRLQAGPAWEGTGLVFTGERGQPLCQSTVQHALRRECERLGLPRMTPHGLRHLHASLLLEAGLPVPQVAQRLGHATPQVTMSVYAHALNRSDREAAEVLQRAIGAR from the coding sequence GTGTACGTCCTACTGCACCGCGCCTGTAAGCTGGGCGTGATGTGGGGCTGGCTGATGGAAAACCCCTGCGACCGCGTTATCAGGCCCCGCCGTACGCCTGCCCGCAGGGAGCTGTGGACGCATGAGCAACTGCGCGCCTTCCTGGAGGGCATTCATGACCATTGGCTGTATCCCCTCTTTGTCCTGGCGGTGACCACCGGTGCCAGGCTGGGGGAACTGCTGGCCCTGCAGTGGGATGACGTGGACATGAACGCGGGCACGGTGACGATCCGACGTTCCCTGCACCGCATTGCTGGGGAGTGGGTGGAGAGCGACCCCAAGACCCGCGCCGGCGTGCGCACTATCGCCCTCCCCCAGGAGGCCCTGCATGCCCTCCGCAAACAGAAGCGCATACAGGCCCAACTGCGCCTGCAGGCAGGCCCAGCGTGGGAGGGCACGGGGCTGGTCTTCACGGGGGAGCGGGGGCAGCCCCTATGCCAGAGCACTGTCCAGCATGCCCTGCGCAGGGAGTGTGAGCGTCTGGGACTGCCGCGCATGACCCCTCACGGACTGCGCCACCTGCATGCATCGCTCCTGCTGGAGGCTGGCCTACCGGTGCCCCAGGTGGCCCAGCGCCTTGGCCATGCCACGCCCCAGGTCACCATGAGCGTGTACGCCCATGCACTGAACCGCTCCGACAGGGAGGCCGCGGAGGTTCTGCAGAGGGCGATAGGAGCGCGCTAG